GTTCTATTGTTAATCCGTGGACAAGGCCGTGAGAAAGCCCGATGGTGCGGTATTTAGAGCCTGCTATAGTGCATCTTCGCTTTATATGATAAAATGATCTCTATAGTTTTCTGTAAATCCCTAGCGGGACTCATTTTTTGAAATTTAAAAAATGAGCATATGAACCTAAAAGACCAATTTCTTCACAAACAACCATCAGGTACCAAGGCCGAGCTTAATGCTTTTGCAAATGCTAGATTGAAAAATTTTTTTGATACTTATCCGAACGACGAAGGCCTTGAAAATCTTTGGATAATGATACAACAAAGTTTTTACACTAAGCGTTTCGTATTAAATAATGCCGAACGTGCTAATCTGATTGCTTTCTATCAAGATCTTCACGAGCTGATTTTGGCAACCCGCATCATTAATGATGAATTAAAAAGAGTAAGTTAATTGTTAAATTTTGTTATATTTAGGTTCGTTGGTATAAAATCAACGAACTTAAATTAACGCTCATGAATAACCATCATCTTTATGTTGATCTAATCAGGCATTTATTAAGTTTTATGCAAATGCCTAAAGGCTTTGTAAGTTTATTACTCCCTTGTTTAGTCCCTCCAAAAACTTACACCGAAGATACTACAGTTTTAAAATTTGGGGAAATAGCAAATATGATTTATTGGCCTGTAAAAGGATATATAAGAGCCTACAAGGAAATTATGCCCGAAGAAGATAGAATGTTTACCAAACAAAAAACAATTGATATTTCTTCGCCAGGTAGGATGGCTTTTCCGATAAATAGTTTTATAAACCAGGTAGAAGCAGATTACTTTTTAGAAATTACAAAGGGGAGCACTGTTATTGGGTTTAGCTATACTTCTTTTATTGCCTTAAGTAAACAAATGCCGGAGGTAGCACTTCTTATTCTTAAGATGGTGGGGCTTGACCAAAATAATTGGCTTTTAAAAATGGAGATGTGTAAGGTTTTTAACTGGGATGGCTATTTATTGTTTCTGGATCATTTTGGTATGGAGGTAACCAACTTTATTAAACAACAGGATATTGCGAGCTATATTGGTATGTCTGCAGAAGAGTTATATAATACTCCCCAAATATTGGACAGCTGATTAAATTCATAAATTTAACAGTTGAAAATGAAAAAAGAGCGTAGAAAATTCAGTTCTGTTTTCAAGACCAAAGTGGTGCTTGAAGCAATTAAGGAAAGTAGTACCATGCAAGAACTTGCGTCCAAATACAGTCTCCATCCCACACAGATCACCGCGTGGAAGCGTGAATTTCTTGAGAAAGCCGATACGGTGTTTGGTTCAGAGAAACCAGATGAAAAGGAAGAATCTAAAGAGAAGGAACTGTACTCCAAGATTGGCGAACTTCAGATCCAGGTTGATTTCCTAAAAAAAGTCTTGGGGAAATGAGTATGATTGAAAGGCGTAGCCTTATTTCCCCGGAGCACCAGGCGCTGAGTATTGCCAGTCAGTGCAAGCTACTGAACTTGCAGCGCAGCTGCTATTATTTCAAGCCTAAAGGCGAGTCGCTGTTCAACCAGTCGATAATGAATTTGATTGACCGTAAGTTTCTTGACTGCCCGTTTTACGGCGTGGACCGGATGACTGCGTATCTTAACAAAGATTTGGGATGTCATGTGAATAACAAGCGTATACGTCGTCTTTATCGTGTGATGAACCTGCGGACAATTTATCCTAAAAAGAACCTGAGCAAGGCTAATGCGGCACACCATAAATATCCATATTTGCTGAAAGGCTTGAAAATAGATCGGCCGGGCCAGGTTTGGCAGGCTGATATCACTTATATTCCCATGTTCAGAGGCTTCATGTATATGTTTGCCGTTATTGATGTGTACAGCCGAAAGATTGTCGGATGGAGCATTTCAAATACCATGACCGTAGAATGGTGCAGAGATGTACTGCTTGAAACCATTGAAGAACATGGTACACCTGGTATATTTAATACGGATCAAGGCTCACAGTTCACCAGTCCGATCTTCACTAAAGCACTTAAAGACAGTAATGTAAGTATATCTATGGATGGCAAGGGAAGAGCCTTGGATAATGTGTTCATTGAGCGATTCTGGAGATCTTTGAAACAGGAGTATATTTATCTTAACCCACCTAACGGTGGTATGGAATTATTCCAGGGTATAAAACGGTATGTGGAATTTTATAACAATGAACGAAGGCATCGGTCAATGGACGATCTTACGCCAAATGAGGTATTCTATCAAAATAATAAAAAAGTGTCCTAAATAATCTTAAGTTTGACCTATAGCTGTCCAGCAAACCGGGAGTACTTCATTATGTAGATTAAAGAAAAGGAAATTGCATTGAGAAGAATTGAGTTTTCTCAATTGCAATCTTTTTAAAAGGCTGTTAAGTTTGGGTTCATAAAAAACTTAAACACATGAATATAACCTTAAAACTAACGATCTATTTACAGCCTAACAACCGTATCTACCTCACATTTACACAAAGGGAGGGACGAGTATGACTTTACTGGATGTGCTACGCAGAATTGAAGAAAAAATCGATGAATTGTTAAATAGAAGTCATGCCTCTCAGGCATTAATACCCGAAGAAGAGGTATGGCTGGACAATGAAGAAGTAATGAAATTGCTTTTTATAGAAAGACGTACATTTTATAGGAGAAGATCTGAAAACTTATGGGTTAAGAAGAAGATCGGAGGTAAATGGTATTATTTAAAATCAAGCCTGTTTTTGTGAACTCCTATCCATTAAAAATTGAAACATTTTCACCAATTCTTGTAAGTGTGTTGTTGTTTTTTCTTGACAGATTTGTTTAATCAAATATAAAACTATGACGCTTTTAAGATTTATCAAGAAGCTTTCAGGATTGGACCAGAACGATAGAAGATATACACTCAAGGAAACCTGGTTGAAGCTTATGCAGAAAGGCCGTCGGATGTTAATATAGAAACCGAATTTAAAACTTTAATAAAAAATGAACCTAATCCTTTCACTATCTTTATCCTTATCTGTTTTGTCTGCTTCAAGCAACATGCATTCGGGGACTTTATTAAATTATGATTCTAATAATGGTATTGAATTCTTGCAGAAGCAAGATGAAAAATATGAACAGCTTAAGAAAAGGGATTATGCCACTTTAAGTGAAGCTGAGAAATTATATTTTAAGAACGCGCTTATCAATTTACTTAAAAATGATGTTGCATACCAAGAGTATTTAAAATTAAGGAATGAAAACAGTGCACAATACCTGTCCAGAAAAAAAACATCTCGAGAAACATTGGGACGTCCCCCAAAAGAACGAGAAGCGCAAATTGAGTATTACAGAAAGAAAGGTTTGTTAGATCCAGTTGCATTCGTCGACAACACCAAAAAAGCCACAATCTTATTTTTCTCCGTATTTGGTAAACACCCAGAGCTAAGAAAGTTGGGGCCTAAAGATCGACTTGAGGTTCTTAGCCACTTTAATTGATAAGCCTCGAATATGTTTTCTCCGAAAGTTCTGTTGAACCTCTAAATGAAACCGTTCTGCATGGATTCCAGATTTGATTTCATGTATATACTCAATGGAAAGTAACAAGGATTGGAAATGCTAAGGGTAAGATAACATTAAATTCTACTTCTGTTTATAAACAGATTGTCGTTGGTATAAATTCAGTCTTATCTGCTGAGATTTTTGATCAAAATGCAACTTATACATGGGCAGTCATTGGTGGAATAATTGTGTCAGGACAAGAAACCTCGAATGTTGTTGTTAAGCCGGATAGGAATAATTTTAACAATGTTAGTAATAATTTTGGAGTAATATTAACATTTAGTAATAGTTGTGGAGTCTCGACTAGACAAAGTCTTTTGGGTGCCGCCAACTGTTGGGGAAACTCCTGACCCAGGTGATGGAGAAATTTTATGATAAACTAAAATTCCTATCTGTAAAATAAGTTCCTAAAAATGTTAGTATGGAAGTAGCGATAAGTAAAAAAACAATCATTTGAGAGTACGTTATTTTCTAAATAACGGTTTATATGAAAATGAACTTTGCGTAAAGATTTTAATTTTAAAATATAAATCCAGTATAAAATATTTAAATTAGACTATAAATCTGCAATTAATGGCTCAATCATCTCAATTGACAAACGATGTGTTCTATACCATTGCTGTCAATCTCTTCGCGTTAAGTTTAATAGCCGAGAGGATCGCTAACCTTTACAAACTTTTCAGGGATAGAATGAGAACCAAGACCAGCGATAAGGAATTGGAAAAGGTCAGGGAAAGGAACGTGATGATCACAGCCCTGGTATCCGGGTGGATCGTAGCCTATATTGCGGGCGCCAATCTGTTTGGTTTGCTAAAGGGGCAAGGGTTATCGCCAATGACCTATGGTGATGATGGTCTTTCCTGGGATGGATACCCCGAGTTGAATGGCCTGCAGTTTCATTTTGGAATTTTCCTTTCCGGAGTATTTATAAGTCTGGGTTCTAAATTCTGGCATGATATGCTGGATATCATTCTGGAATTCTCCAATTTGAAAAAGGCCCAGGCTGGCCAGGCCCAGGCAGAAACGCAGGTTAAGGAAAACCAGGCGTTAGCTACTAAAATGAATATTGTTGCACCGGTTCTGGAAAAGATCAATGGATTCTCGGGCTACGATTTCAATCCGGATAAATCCAAGGTGGTGCTGAAATTTGAAATGGACAAAGTGCCCGGTACTCCAGAGCTGGAAAAGATCAATAGCATCGTAGGCAAGGACAGCTATTCCATTGTGTTAAGTGATATAAAATTGCACAGCGGTGGAAATTAGTGCCGGACTCAGGATAAGAAATGCGGTTGATCCGCCAATGGACCAGGGATTTCCTGTTTATGGGAGCATGGGAGGGATCGTATATGATCACAATAAAGTTCCTATGCTTTTAACCTGTTATCACTGCGTGCATAACCCGCATTTGAAATGGAATCATTTTGTAATTGACAAACCGAATTGCATCGTAGTAAATGAGAACGATCAGGAAGTAGGGACAATTGTACAAGCAATCCGGGATGAAACGGTGGATATCGCCCTGATCAAACCTGTAGCGGGCGCAACCCTCGATACCGACATTTTCACGTTTGGAAAGATAACAGGTGCGAGAAGCTTAACCGAAGAGGAAGAAGGGAACAAGATTGCTTTAAAGATGCATGGTAGCGTTGTTGATCATGGGATGGGTTTATTTACAGGTATCGCGCCTCGCACCGGTAGTTATTACGAGGGAGAAAGCAGTTTGGGTAAACACTACCTGAATAAACTGATCAAGGTAACCCCAATACAGGGAGTTTTTAGTATGGTAGGGGATTCCGGTTCGTTCATCCTGGATGCAAATAATGAAGTTGCAGGGATGGTAGTGATGGGAGGTAGTGACACTACTTATGGCATACCAGCTTATAGAATTGAAAAGGCTTTAAAAATCACGTTTAAAAAACCACTCTGATATGAAACAACTATTACTTGTCATTTTCTTTGTGCCGGTATTGGCATCTGCTCAAAGAACGATCACTATCGATTTGGATAAATCAGACCTTACGCAAACCACAAGGGCCGGTAATACGGACATTGTGCTAAAATTTTCCAACTGCGATGCAGGGGGGCAAATAAATGCAACAATAAAAAAGACCGGCGCTGGCCCCAAGCAAAAGGTTATTAATTGTTCCGAAGGAATTAAGCTGTCATTAAGCGAGGTCCTCAGCACAACGATGTCACTTAAAGCAGGCGCAAAATTCCTTGCCATTTCATTCGATACAAAAGGGGCTGCCACCTTAGTAAAGGATCAAGGTGGAAATGGAGCTGCCGCTAAACCGGTCAGCTTCTATGACGAATCGACCCTTAAGCCAGAACATTTTGACGATAAGGACAAAAAGTATAGGATGGTGGAGTATTTTCCATGTAGGCCTGGATACGAAACTAAAAATCATGGGAACGCCCGTAGAGGATTCTGGTATAACCTGTTTGGAAATGACAAAGGTGACGGAGCAGTATTTGTCATCAATAATTTCAATGTGCTGAAGTACGACATTTCTGTCGGCAATACTTTTGAAAACCGGTTTACTGAAGTGCCCGCACTTTTCAATACAGTTGGAGGGCTAATTTCGGACGGAGTTAAAGCGGAGAGTGGGGTAACCATTGTTGAGGATATCCAAGCTATCATGGTTTTAAACAGGCAATTGAAAAAAATAATGACCGAAGATTGTTTAGATTTTGAGGAAGCAAAAAAGCAGTTCAAAACCAATGTAGAGGCGACTTTTGTGGAGAATGGCAAGTTCTGCGGAATAGACTGTTTTTACAATGAAAAAGTTGGCGCTGAAATTACCAGTGCTGGCACGAGGGAAAAATTCAATGAGAACATGAAGGCTCAACTCCACCTTACTATAACTCCGGATTCTCTGGTTACAGAAACCATTGCCATGTATGAACTTTTAATGAGTACCAAATTCCAGTACCACAGCAATATCATTCAGTTGGAGAATGCAGATGAAGTGGTGTATACATTAAACATCAAGGGGAAAACGGGAGTAAAGAATGCAAATATCAATGTGACCAATCAGCCCATCCGTGTGCCGATATTTGGGGGAGTTAAAATTGACTTCAGCACCGGTTTTTATTATTCCACGATCAAGAATGAGAAATATGCGCTCAGGAGTATTGCCATAAACGATTCAACGAACAAAAAGGAAATCGTAAACGAAGGTAATTTTAGTGGCGGCACAGCAGGGATCAATGCCCTGATGCACATTTATCCAAGGCTCAGTAAGCATTTCAATGCCTCGCTAACATTTGGGGTTGGTAAGGCATTGGATCTGAATTATTCAATCCTATTTGGCGGCAGTCTGCTTTTTGGCAGAGACAATAGGTTTGCGCTGAGTGGCGGTTGGAACCTATCCAATATAAAGGTGCTGTCCCAGGCTAACCTTGACAGTACAGGAAGCCGGGTGCAACTTGCCAATGACGCTACGGACGTGAAGTACGATAATAAATTCAAGCGCGGCGCCTTCGTTAGTTTCACCTACTCCCTTTCAGGAAAAAAGGCCCAGCCTGCTGCCGAAAAAGAGGAAAAATAATCTTTTAACTATTCTTTTAAATTTAGCTGTATTGGCATATTTAGCGGTTTAAATAAATACCATATTATGAATCGAAAAGACGAAATGTCTGAGATCAGACGGTTATTCATTCTTTGGCTAACTGAAATTGAGGTAGAGAATGCAGAAACGTATTATGACATTAATAAGGTTTCAGAACATCTATGTCGCCTATTACTAAATCTTCTTTACGATTATAAACTTGAAGATTTAAACAAAATAAAAGCAAATTTTCCGGGATTAGATATTGGTGATGAGAGCGTTTCGAAAATTGCATTCCAGGTGACCTCTCGTACTGATCGACAAAAAATCACTGAAAATCTAACCTCGATTGTTGATAAGAATTATCACACAGTATTTTCTTCAGGAATTAAGTTCCTTATTTTAAGCAATTCAGGTAAGGTGGTATATACTGCTAAAACCAAACTGCCAACAACAATTCTTCCAACTTTTGACATTAATCGGGATATTGTTTATCCCGACCATTTAATAAAAAGAATAGAAGATATTTTTGAAGAGGAAGATGATCTTGTTAAATTCTCCCAAGTAAAGGCTTTATTGATTAAAGAGCTTGCCCCTCGCTTTAAGACGATCGGTACATCTCCTGAAGCGGAAGAAATTAAAGGGCTAAACGAACAAATTAAAACGTTGATTGAAAAAGTAGATAGACAAGGTAGTGGGCAATTTCAGGTTTTAAGTCATTTTTTCGAAGGAGATCTAGAGGTTCCTTCCCTAAAGCAGCTACACCATCGTACCAATTTATTAGAGGGTTTCCTTAAAATTATTAGGGATAGGGGAATGCTGTGGATTCAAGGACCTACCTCAACGGGGAAAACAAGCGCAGCTGTATCAATAGCTCACTTTTGGGAAGGCAAAATTTTGTGGATTGACTGTCGTGGCATAAACGAAGATCAATTTATAGAGCATATACTTGCATCCTTAGGTGTATATTTTAATATCGCTTTTGACCGGACATTTAAGACTACAGTTTCAAATCTTATTGATCAAATTGAACGCGGGACTTTGTTAGTATTTAATGATGTACCTCAATTAAATCCAGCTTTAAGGACTCAAAACCAATTGAGTTATTTTATTGGCCAAGCAATACTTGCAGGAGCTAACATAGTCGTTACTTCTAATTTTACCCCTTCAAATAATTTTGGAGAAAGCGATGGATTTGAATCAGTGCCAGGAGAAATCCCCCCGTTTTTACCGGAGGATACTGAAAGCTTGTTTAAATTAATGGGTGGACCAGAAGAGTTGTTGGCACCAATGAGTAAGTTAATTACAAGTTCAACTCAGGGACATCCATTGTTAATAAAATCTGCAATAAAATATCTTAAGGAACGAGACTGGAAAGTAGATGAAGACGCAATTGTATCCTTGTTTACCGGTCGATTTGATTTGGGAACAGATAGAGAGGTCTATCAAAAACTGATTCATCAATCTACAAGCGTTGAGGCGTGTGAATTACTATATCGGTTAAAGTACGTTATAGGTAATTTTGACAATGAAGTTCTCAGTGTTATTTCTGCCGTTGAACCGGCGATAGATCATCCCGCGGAAAGGCTAAATGAACTATTGGGAAGCTGGGTGCAAGATAGTGGTAAGGGTAAGTATCAGCTTTCACCATTGATTAAAAAGCTTAATGATAACGTAACTGCGGATACAAGAGCTAAAATTCACGTAGCCTTGGCAGATAACATTTTGGCCAAAAAGAACATTTCTATACTTGAAGCCTGCGTTGTAATTCATTATTTCCAAGCTGCTGGCGAATTTAACAGGGCCGCGGTTGTTTTGATAAAAGCTTTGGCCGAGATATCTTCCCCTCAAATGTTCACCGATTGGGGTTTAAACATGTTTTGGTATACGATTGAATTGCCGAAGGAAATAGCTCCCATCTTTAGAGTTATGATTCGAGCATCTCAAATTGCTTTAACGGTTGATGACATTCCGCAAATAAATTACCTTATTGATGATTTAGAAAAAATTAGAGACGAAGAGGGCAGTGGTGAATTTGAAAAGCTAATTACTGGATCGTTGTTTTTCCAAAGGGAGCTTCGGACAAAGCCTCTGCATGCACTTGAGAGTTTATTGGACATGAAGCAATCGAGTGAGAGGATTGATTCAACTATTGAAAACGAAGATTCCATAATTGACAAGGATTTACTTAATGGCATCTGGTTTGTTTTCTTAGGTCTGAAATCGATAGAGGAATACCGGGAGTGGTTCAATAAGATAACTATTGCAAAGTATCCTGAAGAGATTTGGAACCCAGAAACCAACGAATCATATATGTTGGCTGCTGTTTCTATTTACAGAAATGCAGGTTCTACAAGTTCGGACCCTGCTATTAGAGTTGGTGTACTTCTTGAGACCTTAGAGCTTTCTATCAAAAGTGAAATATGGTTATTTGCAGCGTATAGCTTGAAGTATTTAGTTAAGGTATATGGGGAAATTGATGATCTAGGAAGTGCAGTTGAGATCGTGAAGAAGCATGACTGGTTTTTAACCAAGTCAAATATCTTTAAATTTTTGGTTTACGCTGAACTAAGCAGACTTTGCTTTCTTAAGCAAGAGTTAGATCTGGCCTTTCAGTTTGCTTCTCCGATTTTAAATGAAAAACTTCCTGACCAATATGCCGAAATGCTAGATTTCGATATGTCGATGACTCAACTGTATGCCAAGGAAGATCCTAAGTTAGCCTTATCTTTTGCAGAAGCGGGGCTTACACTTGCAATGAGAAATGAGATTTATTTACTGGAAGATAGAATTAAACAATTCGGAGAAGCGGCTATTGCAAAAACGCTTGTTGGAAGGTACATAGATGCATTGAATGATATTGCTGCAGGTTTTGAGCTGGTCTTGGATAATTTTCAGGAGAATGAGGATTACAAGGCATTAGTAATTCGATTTGGACATGTTGCATTGTATGTCATTCAAATATTGGAGAAGGGAAATCCAAGGGATTTTGGGGATGGCGAAAAATTTGTAGTTCCGACCCCTGGCTTTTTTTATAGAGATTCTGATAAACTGCTTCATGGGGGATTTTATTTTGAAGAGCGAAAATTAATGGTCGCTACTATAATTAATGACTGCTATGAGGTCATTATGGATAAGGATAACGCGAAGAAATGGGCATATAAAACATTTGACCTGTCCTCAAGTATTTCTGGCGGCAAATTTACGCCGATTCTACAAAAAATTATTTTTTACCTGATAGAGGATAAGGAATATAAAAAGGCCTATAATATCCTTGCTTACGTCGAAGGGTTTTATAATGACATTAAGGACAAGGTTTCCTTGGGCAAAGCATCAGAGGAGGAGATGGGAATTCTTCAAAGAGCAGGTGCAACCAGGTCTATTTCAGACGACTTTGGTGTCTATCTACATATTTTGTTTCCGGTTGCTTTGGAATTCTCAAAGGCCATCAAAAATGGAGATCTGCCGAAAGAAGATTTTCAAAGCAGCATCGATGCTGTCTTTGATTCAGGAAAGTACCAAGTCAGTGACGAGGCCGAATTCAAATTTGCTAAACTTATTTTCGAACGAGTTCTTATTGAGAGGATTGAGTATTCGGAACTGAAGGCTATGATTGACAACAATGCGAGTTCTAGTATTCAGATGATCTATGCCATTGGTTGTTATTTACTTTCTAGCTTCGTAGATGCAAAGCAGGCCGCTAACTTGCAGCTTGCAACACTAATAACGTTGGACAATACCTTTATTGTTAACATGACTGCCTTTTACAGATTTTCGATGGTGCCATATTTTGAGGATTTCTGGATTAAAGTATTTAATGACCAAAAGAGGGAATTTACAGGAGCCGATCATCTACTGGAGAAAGGAATTCCATTAATTCAAAAAACTAATGTCAATCTCAGGATACGGAAATTATTTTTGGTTATGTCGCATCATTTGGCGTTTGACATGAACCGAGAAATTGAAGATTTTATCAATTAGGGTGGTGAAATGAAAGAACGACAGCTTCAGGAATGGTTAGTCAAGGTTGTTAAAACTGACTACCTTATTAATCATATCACTGGTTTGGACAGGCTTAAGGAAGCAACCATGATCGATGATGATTCAACAATAATTCCTCATTTCGCAATCGATCGTTTGCTGAAGCAAAAGTACTCCTATGCAGCAAGTCGAGTTATTAAGAGTCTGGAAGGTGAATTTGACCTAGTCAGCGGAGAAATTATTCAAAATATATCTCTTTCCAATAAAGAGCGGTTGTTACCGGATTTAATTCTATTTAATGTTGAAAAACGCCAGGTTATTCTGGTTGAAAATAAGGTCAACAATAAGACTGAACGTGAGGCGATCACAGAACTATTTGGTTACGGCCATGAAATTCGGAATCATTTACCTTTTCTATCCAACTTTGATATTAACTATGTATTGGTTTCTACTGATTTCAATACATTACTTGATCATTCAGTTTCTGGACAGATTTTAACAGAGAACATGAACATTTTGTGTCTGAAACCAGTAATCGAGAATGAGCAGATCTTAAATCTTGAGTTGCACTTTCCTAGTTCATGGAGCGATATTGGACAGACAGAGCTTCCCGAGGATGCCTTGGTCGGGATATCTATGCTACTTTATGAGAAAACTGATTTCGAACTTACTGATTTTGATTATCAGACCGTTCTAAATATTGCATGTGATCTTGTAGCTCAAGATTCTAGCCAATTTAATGCTAGTGGATTTTTAGTATTGTGGAAAAATGGTCTTGTAAATGCCAATAGTACTAATGTGGCTGGAATATCCATTTATACGATGAACCCATTTGTATTTCTTCCACACGCAGAAAAATTGGGTTTCCCACTCAATGAGAATTCTGCTTTACGAAAATACTTAGTTGAATTTGTTGGGGACAGGGGAACTTGGCAGGAACCTGGGTCTCTCTATGGAATTCCAAAAAGGGCAGAGATGTATTTAAAAGAGTATTTCGATATAGAATGGGAAAGATCGTCGACGTGGATTGTCGATTCCGAAGATTATCTCTATGCGCTAAATAGATGCGTTTTGAAGTGGAATTCCTGGGGAGCAGTCGGGGATTATGTTCGGAATTTTTATTTGCGTTCAAATAATTGGTTTAAGGATGTAGAGAGGAAAATTAAAGGCGGTTATCAAAACCCCTATTTAGGACTTCAAATAATTAATTACCTGGCTGGAACCAATGTATTTAAAGGCGGCTACTTTAATAGTCAACAATTATTTCAGTTTGGTTTACAAATTGGGAGATATAGGTATGCATGTCAAAATGCAAAAAATGCGATAGGGGAAAGGTTGAAAAGTGCTGAGGCGCTTTTGTTCTGGACAGCTCTACCTTTAGTGTATAGTCTGAAAGAGGTTGGTGATAGGGTAGTCCAAAGCCCGAGTATTGCTCAGTGTGTTGCGTTTCCGTTGGCAATACATCAGATCGATATTTACGAGGATTATGAAATGCGAATTCAAAAGTACATTGACTGGTTCCAAAAGGACTTTATTGATGCTAAAACAAATCCAACCGTGTCAATAATTTTTAGACTTGCAATCGATGACTTTCCATACTTTGATAACTCTTTAAGAGGGTTGGTTTCAACTAAAGAAGTTAAGGAAATCGAGGTTAGATTGGCTTTTTTGGTTAGAACCAAAATTCTTGAAATTGTACTGGATCGATTGAAGAACCGGGATAACAACAAGGAAATTCTAGAAGATCTGAATTCTGCTTATTTCGATGGACTGCTGTATACTCTAAAGGACGGTGAAATTTCAAAGCACCTTGATGCAATACCTGATGCAGTTTTATCAGAAACGTTTTCCTATAATTTTTTGGGACTTTTAGATTCGATAAAAAAGGGGCTGCTACAAGATATTGGGCAGCCGATATTACCGGGCAGCGTAGATTGGAACGCCTTGTACAAATCCGCTATTCTTTTGTTTAAAGCCGGTGAAAGAAAAACCGCAATCATTATTTCACCTAATGGTGAAACCGGACTTGGCAAAATTGATACAATCATGTCTTTAAATTCTCAAGAGGAAATATTTATTCAATTCAATGCCCGCAATACCTGGCTTGAAATGACATTGAAGGAAAACTGGCAAAAAATATTAGACCGTACTTCTCACTTTTTTGATAACAATTCAAAGCCCTAAAGTGGGGAGTTATTATCATTAGCTAAACGACAAATTACATTTTTAGAGGAGCACCTTTCTGAAATAGAAGGTGTTGTAGATTGATTCCGGTGAGGTAAAGTAATTGCTTCTGTTCCCTATTGTGGGGAAAACTTCGCTACTCTTTCATTCCGTTTTTCATCTTTTTTTAGGCTTTCCCTCCAAAAATCTTTTATTTGCTAGCTGATGATTCGACGGTGTGGTATGTTCATTCATGGCTGCGATTTTGCCTAAATCTTCTCGTAAAGAGTTCGAATTTTGTATTGGGTAGTCCACAAAATAGACCCATCTTGGGGACAGTATGTGAAGAATATTAAAAAGCCTTCAGATGGAAATTTGAAGGCTTTTTTG
This is a stretch of genomic DNA from Candidatus Pedobacter colombiensis. It encodes these proteins:
- a CDS encoding transposase, with protein sequence MKKERRKFSSVFKTKVVLEAIKESSTMQELASKYSLHPTQITAWKREFLEKADTVFGSEKPDEKEESKEKELYSKIGELQIQVDFLKKVLGK
- a CDS encoding IS3 family transposase; its protein translation is MSMIERRSLISPEHQALSIASQCKLLNLQRSCYYFKPKGESLFNQSIMNLIDRKFLDCPFYGVDRMTAYLNKDLGCHVNNKRIRRLYRVMNLRTIYPKKNLSKANAAHHKYPYLLKGLKIDRPGQVWQADITYIPMFRGFMYMFAVIDVYSRKIVGWSISNTMTVEWCRDVLLETIEEHGTPGIFNTDQGSQFTSPIFTKALKDSNVSISMDGKGRALDNVFIERFWRSLKQEYIYLNPPNGGMELFQGIKRYVEFYNNERRHRSMDDLTPNEVFYQNNKKVS
- a CDS encoding SMEK domain-containing protein, with amino-acid sequence MNRKDEMSEIRRLFILWLTEIEVENAETYYDINKVSEHLCRLLLNLLYDYKLEDLNKIKANFPGLDIGDESVSKIAFQVTSRTDRQKITENLTSIVDKNYHTVFSSGIKFLILSNSGKVVYTAKTKLPTTILPTFDINRDIVYPDHLIKRIEDIFEEEDDLVKFSQVKALLIKELAPRFKTIGTSPEAEEIKGLNEQIKTLIEKVDRQGSGQFQVLSHFFEGDLEVPSLKQLHHRTNLLEGFLKIIRDRGMLWIQGPTSTGKTSAAVSIAHFWEGKILWIDCRGINEDQFIEHILASLGVYFNIAFDRTFKTTVSNLIDQIERGTLLVFNDVPQLNPALRTQNQLSYFIGQAILAGANIVVTSNFTPSNNFGESDGFESVPGEIPPFLPEDTESLFKLMGGPEELLAPMSKLITSSTQGHPLLIKSAIKYLKERDWKVDEDAIVSLFTGRFDLGTDREVYQKLIHQSTSVEACELLYRLKYVIGNFDNEVLSVISAVEPAIDHPAERLNELLGSWVQDSGKGKYQLSPLIKKLNDNVTADTRAKIHVALADNILAKKNISILEACVVIHYFQAAGEFNRAAVVLIKALAEISSPQMFTDWGLNMFWYTIELPKEIAPIFRVMIRASQIALTVDDIPQINYLIDDLEKIRDEEGSGEFEKLITGSLFFQRELRTKPLHALESLLDMKQSSERIDSTIENEDSIIDKDLLNGIWFVFLGLKSIEEYREWFNKITIAKYPEEIWNPETNESYMLAAVSIYRNAGSTSSDPAIRVGVLLETLELSIKSEIWLFAAYSLKYLVKVYGEIDDLGSAVEIVKKHDWFLTKSNIFKFLVYAELSRLCFLKQELDLAFQFASPILNEKLPDQYAEMLDFDMSMTQLYAKEDPKLALSFAEAGLTLAMRNEIYLLEDRIKQFGEAAIAKTLVGRYIDALNDIAAGFELVLDNFQENEDYKALVIRFGHVALYVIQILEKGNPRDFGDGEKFVVPTPGFFYRDSDKLLHGGFYFEERKLMVATIINDCYEVIMDKDNAKKWAYKTFDLSSSISGGKFTPILQKIIFYLIEDKEYKKAYNILAYVEGFYNDIKDKVSLGKASEEEMGILQRAGATRSISDDFGVYLHILFPVALEFSKAIKNGDLPKEDFQSSIDAVFDSGKYQVSDEAEFKFAKLIFERVLIERIEYSELKAMIDNNASSSIQMIYAIGCYLLSSFVDAKQAANLQLATLITLDNTFIVNMTAFYRFSMVPYFEDFWIKVFNDQKREFTGADHLLEKGIPLIQKTNVNLRIRKLFLVMSHHLAFDMNREIEDFIN